A region of Jannaschia sp. W003 DNA encodes the following proteins:
- the hisD gene encoding histidinol dehydrogenase, with protein sequence MPTFLSTADADFEPRFQALLGAKREDAPEVDEAVAAIIADVRARGDAAVCAMTERFDRLALTPATMRVTEAEIDAAVAAVPAPEREALELAAARIRAYHARQLPEDASWTDEAGARLGWRWTPVDAAGLYVPGGLASYPSSVLMNAVPARAAGVGRLVMCVPCPDGVLNPLVLLAARLAGVDEVYRIGGAQAVAAMAYGTETIAPVDVVTGPGNAYVAAAKRRVFGRVGIDMIAGPSEILVIADADNDPDWIAVDLLSQAEHDASAQSILVTPGAAFGRAVAEAVERRLETLDRRAIAGPSWRDHGAVIAVRDLEEAATVSDRIAPEHLELCVADPDALAARIRHAGAIFLGRWTPEAIGDYVGGPNHVLPTARSARFSSGLSVMDFLKRTTLAAMTPESLRAIGPAAVTLATSESLEAHALSVQARLDRLNR encoded by the coding sequence ATGCCCACCTTCCTCTCCACCGCCGACGCCGACTTCGAGCCCCGCTTCCAAGCGCTCCTTGGTGCCAAGCGCGAGGACGCGCCCGAGGTGGACGAGGCCGTCGCCGCCATCATCGCCGACGTGCGCGCGCGCGGCGACGCCGCCGTCTGCGCGATGACCGAGCGCTTCGACCGTCTCGCCCTCACGCCGGCCACCATGCGCGTCACCGAAGCCGAGATCGACGCCGCCGTCGCCGCCGTGCCCGCGCCCGAGCGCGAGGCCCTCGAACTCGCCGCCGCCCGCATCCGCGCCTACCACGCCCGCCAGTTGCCCGAGGATGCCTCCTGGACCGACGAGGCCGGCGCCCGCCTCGGCTGGCGCTGGACGCCCGTGGACGCCGCCGGCCTCTACGTGCCCGGCGGGCTGGCCAGCTACCCGTCGTCGGTACTGATGAATGCCGTCCCCGCTCGCGCGGCCGGGGTGGGGCGGCTGGTGATGTGCGTGCCCTGCCCGGACGGGGTGCTGAACCCGCTGGTGCTGCTCGCCGCGCGCCTCGCCGGGGTGGACGAGGTGTATCGCATCGGAGGCGCGCAGGCCGTCGCGGCCATGGCCTACGGCACCGAGACAATCGCCCCCGTGGACGTCGTCACCGGCCCCGGCAACGCCTACGTGGCCGCCGCCAAGCGCCGCGTCTTCGGGCGCGTGGGCATCGACATGATCGCGGGGCCCTCCGAGATCCTCGTGATTGCCGATGCCGACAACGACCCCGACTGGATCGCCGTGGACCTCCTGAGTCAGGCCGAGCACGACGCGAGCGCCCAGTCGATCCTCGTGACCCCCGGCGCCGCCTTCGGGCGTGCCGTGGCCGAGGCCGTGGAGCGCCGGCTGGAGACGCTCGACCGCCGCGCCATCGCCGGCCCCTCGTGGCGCGACCACGGCGCTGTGATCGCCGTGCGCGACCTCGAGGAGGCCGCCACCGTCTCGGACCGCATCGCCCCCGAGCACCTGGAACTGTGCGTCGCCGACCCCGACGCGCTCGCCGCCCGCATCCGCCACGCCGGTGCGATCTTCCTCGGCCGCTGGACGCCCGAGGCCATCGGCGACTACGTGGGCGGCCCGAACCACGTGCTGCCCACGGCCCGTTCGGCGCGGTTCTCGTCGGGCCTGTCGGTGATGGACTTCCTCAAGCGCACCACGCTGGCCGCCATGACCCCCGAATCCTTGCGCGCCATCGGCCCCGCCGCCGTGACCCTCGCCACCTCCGAGAGCCTGGAGGCCCATGCCCTGAGCGTACAGGCCCGCCTCGACCGCCTGAACCGCTGA
- a CDS encoding DNA gyrase inhibitor YacG, translating into MTCPICRRETDPAVRPFCSKRCADVDLGRWMTGAYAVPSADPEDAIEAAEKAAEELERRSRPN; encoded by the coding sequence ATGACCTGTCCTATCTGCCGCCGCGAGACCGACCCCGCCGTCCGTCCGTTCTGCTCGAAGCGCTGTGCCGACGTCGACCTGGGCCGCTGGATGACGGGGGCCTACGCTGTGCCTTCCGCCGATCCCGAGGACGCGATCGAAGCGGCCGAGAAGGCGGCCGAGGAACTGGAGCGCAGGTCGCGCCCGAACTGA
- a CDS encoding nucleoside triphosphate pyrophosphatase — protein sequence MLVLGSGSPRRLELLAQLGLEPDAVRPPDVDETPRRGELPRAYCVRVAAEKLAAVAAEADDVVLCADTTVALGRRILGKPEGEAEARDFLGKLSGRRHRVYTAVGVRRGDRTWHRVVESAVKLKRLSDAEIDGYLRTGDWQGKAGAYAIQGPAGAFVAWMQGSFSGVVGLPLHETANLLQAAGVEVWR from the coding sequence GTGCTCGTCCTGGGATCCGGCTCGCCCCGGCGGCTGGAGCTGCTCGCGCAGCTGGGGCTGGAGCCGGACGCGGTGCGCCCTCCCGACGTCGACGAGACGCCGCGCCGGGGCGAGCTGCCTCGCGCCTACTGCGTCCGCGTCGCCGCCGAGAAGCTCGCGGCCGTGGCGGCGGAGGCGGACGACGTGGTGCTGTGCGCCGACACCACCGTGGCCCTGGGCCGGCGCATCCTCGGAAAGCCCGAGGGCGAGGCCGAGGCGCGCGACTTCCTCGGCAAGCTCTCGGGCCGCCGCCATCGCGTCTACACGGCCGTAGGCGTGCGCCGGGGCGACCGGACGTGGCACCGCGTCGTGGAGTCGGCCGTGAAGCTCAAGCGCCTCTCGGACGCGGAGATCGACGGGTATCTCCGCACCGGCGACTGGCAGGGCAAGGCAGGGGCCTACGCGATCCAGGGACCGGCGGGGGCCTTCGTGGCGTGGATGCAAGGCAGCTTCTCGGGCGTCGTGGGCCTGCCGCTGCACGAGACGGCCAACCTGCTACAGGCGGCCGGCGTTGAGGTGTGGCGATGA
- a CDS encoding DUF1801 domain-containing protein — MNKTQPTDADVAAFLAAQPGRRAAEGAELDALFREATGFRPRMWGDAIVGYGAYDYRYASGREGTWLATGFSPRKAAISIYVMPGYADFGPILDRLGPHRKGVSCLYVTRLDRIDVAVLGELIRAGLRDLATHWPVRAEA, encoded by the coding sequence GTGAACAAGACACAGCCGACCGACGCCGACGTCGCGGCCTTCCTCGCCGCCCAGCCGGGGCGGCGGGCCGCCGAGGGTGCCGAGCTGGACGCGCTGTTCCGCGAGGCGACCGGCTTCCGGCCCCGCATGTGGGGCGACGCGATCGTCGGTTATGGGGCCTACGACTACCGCTACGCCTCGGGGCGCGAAGGAACGTGGCTCGCCACCGGCTTCTCGCCTCGCAAGGCGGCGATCAGCATCTACGTGATGCCGGGGTACGCGGACTTCGGACCGATCCTCGATCGGCTCGGGCCGCACCGGAAGGGCGTGTCGTGCCTCTACGTGACGCGGCTGGACCGGATCGACGTGGCGGTGCTGGGGGAGCTGATCCGTGCGGGCCTGCGCGATCTGGCGACGCATTGGCCCGTGCGGGCGGAGGCCTGA
- a CDS encoding low molecular weight phosphatase family protein has translation MAEGLMKQLHGHDIYVQSAGVRNDLEIDGFAIAVCEEVGVELSRHRARSFEEMRAWGDDLEQFDLIVALSPASQRMAQELARHAHTPVEYWPIMDPTGLGEGREAKLRAYRAARDQIADRMRARFPT, from the coding sequence ATGGCCGAAGGGCTGATGAAGCAGCTGCACGGGCACGACATCTACGTGCAGTCGGCCGGCGTGCGGAACGACCTCGAGATCGACGGCTTCGCCATCGCCGTGTGCGAGGAGGTGGGCGTGGAGCTGTCGCGCCACCGCGCGCGCTCCTTCGAGGAGATGCGCGCCTGGGGCGACGACCTGGAGCAGTTCGACCTGATCGTGGCGCTGAGCCCCGCCTCGCAGCGCATGGCGCAGGAGCTGGCGCGCCACGCCCACACGCCCGTCGAGTACTGGCCGATTATGGACCCCACCGGCCTCGGCGAGGGGCGCGAGGCCAAGCTGCGCGCCTACCGTGCCGCGCGCGACCAGATCGCGGACCGGATGCGCGCGCGGTTTCCCACATGA
- the infA gene encoding translation initiation factor IF-1: MAKEEMLEFPGVVKELLPNATFRVELDNGHEIIAHTAGKMRKNRIRVLAGDRVQVEMTPYDLTKGRINYRFK; this comes from the coding sequence ATGGCCAAGGAAGAGATGCTCGAATTCCCCGGCGTCGTGAAGGAACTCCTGCCCAACGCGACGTTCCGGGTCGAGCTCGACAACGGCCATGAGATCATCGCGCACACGGCAGGCAAGATGCGCAAGAACCGCATTCGCGTGCTCGCGGGCGACCGCGTCCAGGTCGAGATGACGCCCTACGACCTGACGAAGGGCCGCATCAACTACCGCTTCAAGTAG
- a CDS encoding glycosyltransferase family 2 protein, with product MTEILHRRMDAAIVGGQRILEAVRLSDAGVPGAICIVMAQGADARALGLEASGLQGGVVRTVGGCPFVTGIAPGGGPLRCAAGDLALADPEHDLFAGTDALMATRNGEDAEAVADWLRYHAERFGAETALILDRRRPNEPPLQGALTGLAVPGLARVVVLEAGGPLGADAPSERHPIQAPDAPGKDRMERPADDPWTAPLAQIGVYEAMRWRFLARATAVCSLDCHDLLAPGAAPFAAARAAASGVVPLLGRRIYPWRVRKGEPARFGDHICDRFDAEGGNRRWACVPARVEATDAWRLVRVGGAAADPAAAQFFLRAMAMRAETLDLPLAPKSSLTPDDGLLAMAAEVWDHKPVLPPAAPETRPDALPAAAPGRTAIVTCMKNEGPFVLEWLAHHRAIGVDDFLVYTNDCTDGTDALLDLLQSHGIVQHRANPFREPEYEGFKPQHAALAAAEREGIMDRAGWAVCMDVDEFIDVRVGAGHLRDLYAAVGDANMISMTWRLFGNADLATYDEVPTPARFTRCAPELIRKPHQAWGFKTLFRNMDIYRKMGVHRPKGLRPELWEEIRWVNGSGQPMPKEMLRNGWRSTVDTYGYDLVALNHYAVRDAESFLVKRDRGRVNHVERDQGLGYWFRMNNNAEESRSMLRHVPALEREMARLLAMPGVEAQHRACVEAHRAKIAALRATEAFGAFYGDITGARMRRLSRIHAAFGANVFLAGPEAVPDDVVFGEHGEGFFFTLEGVEETAH from the coding sequence ATGACCGAGATCCTCCACCGCCGCATGGACGCGGCAATCGTGGGCGGCCAGCGCATCCTCGAGGCCGTGCGCCTAAGCGACGCCGGCGTACCGGGAGCGATCTGCATCGTGATGGCGCAGGGCGCCGACGCCCGCGCGCTGGGGCTGGAGGCGAGCGGCCTGCAGGGCGGCGTGGTGCGCACCGTCGGCGGCTGCCCGTTCGTCACCGGCATCGCCCCCGGCGGGGGACCGCTGCGCTGCGCAGCCGGCGACCTGGCCCTGGCCGATCCAGAACACGATCTCTTCGCAGGCACCGATGCGCTGATGGCCACGCGCAACGGCGAGGACGCCGAGGCCGTCGCGGATTGGCTGCGCTACCACGCCGAACGCTTCGGCGCCGAAACCGCACTGATCCTCGACCGCCGCCGCCCCAACGAGCCGCCGCTGCAGGGGGCGCTGACGGGCCTCGCGGTCCCCGGCCTCGCCCGCGTCGTGGTGCTGGAGGCGGGCGGCCCCCTCGGCGCGGACGCCCCCTCGGAGCGGCACCCGATCCAGGCGCCCGACGCCCCCGGCAAGGACCGGATGGAGCGGCCCGCCGACGATCCGTGGACCGCGCCGCTCGCGCAGATCGGCGTTTACGAGGCGATGCGCTGGCGCTTCCTCGCCCGCGCCACCGCGGTCTGCTCGCTCGACTGCCACGACCTGCTGGCCCCCGGCGCGGCGCCCTTCGCGGCGGCGCGCGCGGCGGCGTCCGGCGTGGTGCCGCTGCTGGGGCGGCGCATCTACCCCTGGCGCGTGCGCAAGGGTGAGCCCGCGCGCTTCGGCGACCACATCTGCGACCGCTTCGACGCCGAGGGCGGAAACCGCCGCTGGGCCTGCGTGCCTGCCCGCGTCGAGGCCACCGACGCCTGGCGCCTCGTGCGCGTTGGCGGGGCGGCGGCGGACCCGGCCGCTGCCCAGTTCTTCCTCCGCGCCATGGCCATGCGCGCTGAGACGCTGGACCTGCCGCTGGCCCCGAAGTCTTCGCTCACCCCCGACGACGGGCTGCTCGCCATGGCTGCCGAGGTCTGGGACCACAAGCCCGTCCTGCCCCCCGCCGCGCCCGAGACCCGCCCCGACGCTCTGCCCGCCGCCGCGCCGGGGCGCACCGCGATCGTCACCTGCATGAAGAACGAGGGGCCGTTCGTTCTGGAATGGCTCGCCCACCACCGCGCCATCGGGGTGGACGACTTCCTCGTCTACACCAACGACTGCACCGACGGCACCGACGCGCTGCTCGACCTCCTCCAGTCCCACGGCATCGTCCAGCACCGTGCCAACCCGTTCCGCGAACCGGAGTACGAGGGCTTCAAGCCCCAGCACGCCGCGCTCGCCGCCGCCGAGCGCGAGGGCATCATGGACCGTGCCGGCTGGGCGGTCTGCATGGACGTGGACGAGTTCATCGACGTGCGCGTCGGAGCGGGCCACCTGCGCGACCTCTACGCGGCCGTCGGCGACGCCAACATGATCTCGATGACCTGGCGCCTCTTCGGCAACGCCGACCTCGCCACCTACGATGAGGTCCCGACGCCCGCGCGCTTCACCCGCTGCGCGCCCGAGCTGATCCGCAAGCCGCACCAGGCGTGGGGCTTCAAGACGCTGTTCCGCAACATGGACATCTACCGCAAGATGGGCGTGCACCGCCCCAAGGGCCTGCGCCCCGAACTGTGGGAGGAGATCCGCTGGGTCAACGGGTCGGGCCAGCCCATGCCCAAGGAGATGCTGCGCAACGGCTGGCGCTCCACGGTGGACACCTACGGCTACGACCTCGTGGCGCTGAACCACTACGCGGTGCGCGACGCCGAGAGCTTCCTCGTGAAGCGCGACCGGGGCCGCGTGAACCACGTCGAGCGCGACCAGGGCCTCGGCTACTGGTTCCGCATGAACAACAACGCCGAGGAGAGTCGCTCTATGCTGCGCCACGTCCCCGCGCTGGAGCGCGAGATGGCGCGGCTGCTGGCCATGCCAGGCGTCGAGGCGCAGCACCGCGCCTGCGTCGAAGCGCACCGCGCGAAGATCGCTGCGCTGCGCGCCACGGAGGCCTTCGGGGCGTTCTACGGCGACATCACCGGCGCACGGATGCGGCGGCTCAGCCGGATACACGCGGCCTTCGGCGCCAACGTGTTCCTGGCCGGGCCGGAGGCGGTGCCCGACGACGTGGTGTTCGGCGAGCACGGCGAGGGGTTCTTCTTCACCTTAGAGGGGGTGGAGGAGACGGCGCACTAG
- the gltX gene encoding glutamate--tRNA ligase: MTVTRFAPSPTGYLHVGNLRAALMNWMIARKEGGTFVLRLDDTDPERSRDEYADAIREDLRWLGLDWDREERQSLRLDRYEAAAESLRASGRLYEAWETPTELDLKRKKQLNMGKPPVYDRAALALAEDEKAALRAERGAGVWRFRLDHERIEWEDGILGPLSIDAASVSDPVLIRADGQVLYTLASVVDDTEMRITDVVRGSDHVTNTATQIQIMAALGHGHPRFAHHSLLTGPQGEALSKRLGTLALRDLRARGVEPMAVLSLMARLGSSQPVELRDAPAELAEAFELSQFGAAPTKFDERDLVDLSAGVLQRTPFAAVRDEVLALGVPEAEAEAFWTVVRDNIERRAEMADWWTVVRGEAEPVVADEDRAFVDEALAMLPAQPWDGGTWKAWTGAVKAATGRKGRGLFMPLRLALTGCERGPDMGDLLAIMHGVPER, translated from the coding sequence ATGACCGTCACCCGCTTCGCCCCCTCGCCCACCGGATACCTCCACGTGGGCAACCTGCGGGCCGCCCTCATGAACTGGATGATCGCGCGGAAAGAAGGCGGCACCTTCGTGCTCCGCCTCGACGACACCGACCCCGAGCGCAGCCGCGACGAGTATGCGGACGCCATCCGCGAAGACCTCCGCTGGCTGGGCCTCGACTGGGACCGCGAGGAGCGGCAGTCGCTCCGCCTCGATCGCTACGAGGCCGCCGCCGAATCCTTGCGCGCCTCGGGCCGGCTCTACGAGGCGTGGGAGACGCCGACCGAGCTGGACCTCAAGCGCAAGAAGCAGCTGAACATGGGCAAGCCACCCGTCTACGACCGCGCCGCCCTCGCCCTGGCCGAGGACGAGAAGGCCGCCCTGCGCGCCGAGCGCGGCGCCGGCGTTTGGCGCTTCCGCCTCGACCACGAGCGGATCGAGTGGGAGGACGGCATCCTCGGCCCCCTGTCGATCGACGCCGCGTCGGTCTCGGACCCGGTGCTGATCCGCGCCGACGGGCAGGTTCTCTACACCCTTGCCTCCGTGGTGGACGACACGGAGATGAGGATCACGGACGTGGTGCGCGGCTCGGACCACGTGACCAACACCGCGACGCAGATCCAGATCATGGCCGCGCTGGGCCACGGCCACCCACGCTTCGCCCACCATTCGCTGCTGACGGGGCCGCAGGGCGAGGCGCTGTCGAAACGGCTCGGCACGCTCGCCCTGCGCGACCTGCGCGCGCGCGGCGTGGAGCCGATGGCGGTGCTGTCGCTCATGGCGCGGCTCGGCTCGTCGCAGCCCGTGGAGCTGCGCGACGCCCCCGCCGAGCTGGCCGAGGCGTTCGAGCTGTCGCAGTTCGGCGCGGCGCCCACCAAGTTCGACGAGCGCGACCTCGTGGACCTCTCGGCAGGCGTGCTGCAGCGCACGCCCTTCGCCGCCGTCCGGGACGAGGTGCTGGCCCTCGGCGTGCCCGAGGCCGAGGCAGAGGCGTTCTGGACCGTGGTGCGCGACAACATCGAGCGCCGAGCCGAGATGGCCGACTGGTGGACCGTGGTGCGCGGCGAGGCCGAGCCCGTGGTGGCGGACGAGGACCGTGCCTTCGTGGACGAGGCCCTCGCGATGCTGCCCGCGCAGCCCTGGGACGGGGGCACCTGGAAGGCCTGGACCGGCGCGGTGAAGGCCGCGACGGGCCGCAAGGGCCGTGGCCTCTTCATGCCGCTCCGCCTCGCGCTCACGGGCTGCGAGCGCGGCCCCGACATGGGCGACCTGCTCGCGATCATGCACGGCGTTCCGGAGCGCTGA
- a CDS encoding ribonuclease E/G, producing MKGTQVVLGRIGDRAAAALLRDGRLDDLLVDGPEGEPAPGAIFRGICDRPVKGQGGMFVRLGGGLTGFLRGAKGRRPGEPMLVQVSGHAEPGKAVPVTDRVLLRSRFCIVTPGAPGLNVARSIADEEERDRLLEAAHDALPEDRGTTGVILRSAAEGTDGDAVADDVAATWEAAAQVLADDGREAELLLDGPDAHEAAWRDWSDVDSVSEDWDDAADLVEALRGPEVALSGAMLFIEPTRALIAVDVNTADASPAAGLRANLAAARELPRQLRLRGLGGQIVLDLAPMAKGERKGWEAAMRGALRGDPVETSLIGWTPLGHYELTRKRARRPLELP from the coding sequence ATGAAGGGCACGCAAGTGGTGCTGGGACGGATCGGGGACCGGGCGGCGGCGGCGCTCCTGCGCGACGGGCGGCTCGACGACCTGCTGGTCGACGGCCCCGAGGGCGAGCCCGCGCCCGGCGCGATCTTCCGCGGCATCTGCGACCGGCCCGTGAAGGGGCAGGGCGGCATGTTCGTCCGCCTCGGCGGCGGGCTGACGGGTTTCCTGCGCGGCGCGAAGGGGCGCCGCCCCGGCGAGCCGATGCTGGTGCAGGTCTCGGGCCATGCCGAGCCGGGCAAGGCGGTCCCGGTCACCGACCGCGTGCTCCTGCGCTCGCGCTTCTGCATCGTGACCCCCGGCGCGCCCGGCCTGAACGTCGCCCGCTCCATCGCCGACGAGGAGGAGCGCGACCGCCTGCTGGAGGCAGCCCACGACGCGCTGCCCGAAGACCGCGGCACCACCGGCGTGATCCTGCGCTCCGCCGCCGAGGGCACCGACGGGGACGCCGTGGCTGACGACGTGGCCGCCACCTGGGAGGCGGCGGCGCAGGTGCTGGCCGACGACGGCCGCGAAGCGGAGCTGCTGCTCGACGGCCCCGACGCCCACGAGGCTGCATGGCGCGACTGGTCCGACGTTGATTCCGTCAGCGAGGACTGGGACGACGCCGCCGACCTGGTGGAGGCGCTGCGTGGCCCGGAAGTCGCCCTCAGCGGCGCGATGCTCTTCATCGAGCCGACGCGCGCGCTGATCGCCGTGGACGTGAACACCGCCGATGCCTCGCCCGCCGCGGGCCTGCGCGCCAACCTCGCCGCCGCGCGCGAGCTGCCGCGCCAGCTGCGCCTGCGCGGGCTGGGTGGCCAGATCGTGCTCGACCTGGCACCCATGGCGAAGGGCGAGCGCAAGGGCTGGGAGGCGGCGATGCGTGGCGCGCTGCGGGGCGACCCCGTCGAGACTTCGCTGATCGGATGGACCCCGCTGGGACATTACGAGTTGACCCGCAAGCGGGCCCGCCGTCCCCTGGAGCTGCCATGA
- a CDS encoding MBL fold metallo-hydrolase: protein MTLSRRQALAAGAALPLAATLRPGAARADAHTMSGPMPRNRSFTLGDLNVTVLLAGTNKAEGDMQETFGMNVDADTFASVSQDAFIPTDASMFFFQPTVVRTGDEVVLFDTGLNAEGIVAALEGAGMTPGDVTKVVITHMHPDHIGGLMGDDGPTFANAAYVTGETEMNAWQENPNDAFSAKVAPIADQFELISEGAEVAPGLTAEAMFGHTPGHMGYRMSSGDRQAMLTADMTNHYVWSLAHPDWEVRFDMDKEMAAETRRRVLGMIADERIPMIGYHMPFPAIGFVERGGDDGFRWVPESYQLML, encoded by the coding sequence ATGACCCTTTCCCGCCGCCAGGCCCTCGCCGCCGGGGCCGCGCTGCCCCTGGCCGCCACGCTCCGCCCCGGCGCCGCCCGCGCCGACGCCCACACGATGTCCGGTCCCATGCCCCGCAACCGCAGCTTCACCCTGGGCGACCTGAACGTCACCGTCCTGCTCGCCGGCACCAACAAGGCCGAGGGCGACATGCAGGAGACATTCGGCATGAACGTCGACGCGGACACCTTCGCCTCCGTCAGCCAGGACGCCTTCATCCCCACCGACGCCTCGATGTTCTTCTTCCAGCCCACGGTGGTGCGGACCGGGGACGAGGTGGTGCTGTTCGACACCGGCCTGAACGCGGAAGGCATCGTTGCCGCCCTGGAAGGCGCCGGCATGACCCCCGGCGACGTCACCAAGGTCGTCATCACCCACATGCACCCCGACCACATCGGCGGGCTGATGGGCGACGATGGCCCCACCTTCGCGAACGCCGCCTACGTGACCGGCGAGACCGAGATGAACGCCTGGCAGGAGAACCCGAACGACGCGTTCAGCGCCAAGGTCGCGCCCATCGCCGACCAGTTCGAGCTGATCTCCGAGGGCGCCGAGGTGGCGCCGGGCCTGACGGCGGAGGCGATGTTCGGCCATACGCCGGGGCACATGGGCTACCGCATGTCCTCGGGCGACCGTCAGGCGATGCTCACGGCCGACATGACCAACCACTACGTCTGGTCGCTCGCCCACCCCGACTGGGAGGTGCGCTTCGACATGGACAAGGAGATGGCGGCCGAGACCCGGCGCCGCGTGCTCGGCATGATCGCCGACGAACGCATTCCCATGATCGGCTACCACATGCCGTTCCCGGCCATCGGCTTCGTCGAGCGCGGCGGTGACGACGGCTTCCGCTGGGTGCCCGAGAGCTACCAGTTAATGCTCTGA
- a CDS encoding GIY-YIG nuclease family protein has translation MARGRSLELYFVDGLPDGLTTAELFGWTGHVLRIPRLRLVDGLARREAAHTGVYLLCGEGEDGPVAYMGEAENVAKRIRQHDAARDWWDEAVILTTSADHLHKAHVRWLEAALLQKAREAGNARLENGNQPGTPGLSEAAVANMEEYLDNVGVVLPALGIDLLRTGRRVHERQREMPELGAVFHLRTPAHDVEGQARMEGSDFVVLAGSKPRGAWASKAVKKHNYQALYEKLVSEGIIAQKEGAAIFVSDYAFSSPSAAAAILNGRAANGRIDWRTPDGRTFAEWEAVQLQEAP, from the coding sequence ATGGCGCGCGGGCGGTCCCTTGAACTTTACTTCGTCGACGGCCTGCCCGACGGCTTGACCACGGCCGAGCTGTTCGGCTGGACCGGCCACGTGCTGCGCATCCCGCGCCTGCGCCTCGTCGACGGGCTGGCCCGGCGCGAGGCGGCGCACACCGGCGTGTACCTGCTGTGCGGCGAGGGCGAGGACGGCCCCGTCGCCTACATGGGCGAGGCCGAGAACGTGGCAAAGCGGATCCGCCAGCACGATGCCGCACGCGACTGGTGGGACGAGGCGGTGATCCTGACGACCTCGGCCGACCATCTCCACAAGGCGCACGTGCGCTGGCTGGAGGCGGCCCTGCTGCAAAAGGCGCGCGAGGCGGGAAACGCGCGGTTGGAGAATGGCAACCAGCCGGGCACGCCGGGCCTGAGCGAGGCGGCGGTGGCGAACATGGAGGAGTACCTCGACAACGTCGGGGTGGTGCTTCCGGCACTCGGGATCGACCTGCTGCGGACGGGGCGGCGGGTGCACGAGAGGCAGCGCGAGATGCCGGAGCTCGGGGCCGTATTTCATCTCCGCACGCCGGCCCACGACGTAGAGGGACAGGCGCGCATGGAAGGGTCCGATTTCGTCGTGCTTGCGGGGTCGAAGCCGCGCGGGGCCTGGGCATCGAAGGCGGTGAAGAAGCATAATTATCAGGCCCTCTACGAGAAGCTCGTGTCCGAGGGCATCATCGCGCAGAAGGAGGGCGCGGCGATCTTCGTCTCCGACTACGCCTTCTCCAGTCCATCCGCAGCCGCCGCGATCCTGAATGGCCGAGCCGCCAACGGCCGCATCGACTGGCGCACCCCCGATGGCCGCACCTTCGCCGAGTGGGAAGCCGTACAACTCCAGGAGGCGCCATGA
- a CDS encoding UPF0262 family protein, with the protein MTARIAHIEIDDGNLPPPTPEIEQERAVAVFDLLEDNSFALARDGAPEGPYDLHLGIRDRRLVMGISARAGEAGEIILSLGPFRQVVKDYWQICAAYFDAVKKLPPSQIEAIDMARRGIHNEGARLLQERLEGKAEVDIDTARRLFTLVCVLHHGG; encoded by the coding sequence ATGACCGCGCGCATCGCCCACATCGAGATCGACGACGGCAACCTGCCGCCGCCCACGCCCGAGATCGAGCAGGAGCGCGCCGTCGCCGTGTTCGACCTGCTGGAGGACAACAGCTTCGCGCTCGCCCGCGATGGCGCGCCCGAGGGGCCCTACGACCTGCACCTCGGCATCCGCGACCGCCGCCTCGTGATGGGCATCTCAGCACGCGCCGGCGAGGCGGGCGAGATCATCCTCTCGCTCGGGCCGTTCCGGCAGGTGGTCAAGGACTACTGGCAGATCTGCGCGGCCTACTTCGACGCCGTGAAGAAGCTGCCGCCGAGCCAGATCGAGGCGATCGACATGGCCCGGCGCGGCATCCACAACGAGGGAGCGCGCCTCCTGCAGGAGCGGCTCGAGGGCAAGGCCGAGGTCGACATCGACACCGCGCGGCGCCTCTTCACGCTTGTCTGCGTGCTCCACCACGGTGGCTGA
- a CDS encoding YHS domain-containing (seleno)protein translates to MMTRRRALLLALAALPASPALALFHGPSGAVFTDGGLAIRGTDPVAYFTEGRPVAGDRGITYDWMGATWAFASEANRDRFAANPEAYAPQYGGFCAWAVAAKGSRATTQPENWAIVDGRLFLNYDDRVQATWNADRPGFIAAADRRWPELRDE, encoded by the coding sequence ATGATGACCCGACGCCGCGCCCTGCTTCTCGCCCTTGCCGCCCTGCCCGCCTCGCCCGCCCTCGCCCTGTTCCACGGCCCCTCGGGCGCCGTGTTCACGGACGGCGGGCTGGCGATCCGCGGCACCGATCCGGTGGCCTACTTCACGGAAGGGCGCCCCGTAGCGGGGGACCGCGGCATCACCTACGACTGGATGGGGGCGACCTGGGCCTTCGCGTCCGAGGCGAACCGCGACCGCTTCGCGGCCAACCCCGAAGCCTACGCGCCCCAGTACGGCGGCTTCTGCGCCTGGGCGGTGGCGGCCAAGGGGAGCCGCGCGACGACGCAGCCCGAGAACTGGGCGATCGTGGATGGGCGCCTGTTCCTGAACTACGACGACCGGGTGCAGGCGACGTGGAACGCGGACCGGCCCGGCTTCATCGCCGCAGCCGACCGCCGCTGGCCGGAGCTTCGGGACGAGTGA